The Cognatishimia activa nucleotide sequence AATTGTAATTCGGGTCAGGTTTTACACCAAACTCTTTCATGATTTTCAGAGACCTGCGACGAAGATCATTGGCAAGGCGTGGCCAGTCTCGCACTTGCCCATGTCGCTCACCAATTTTAGACAGGGCCTCTGTGAAACCTGTGTGCCAATCCAATACGGTTCCACCGGTATCGAATGTTAAAGCTCTGACTCTGCTGAAATCCATGGGTGTACCCTTTTGGTAGGACCAATATATAATTATGGTGTATTTGTATAGACCAGATAGCCTACCTTCTGACCAAGGAGGAGATACGGGAATCTGGACTGGTCAATTGCTGGATCACATCGGTCACACCACGTGATGCCTTTAAGACAACCGGTTTCACGCCCTCCATTTTGTCTTAAGGCTTATCCGGAAACGTACGGGAGTGATGCCGCCCTTGAAAGGAAAACGCGGCTCCCCACAAATGGATCTACAAAACACCCGAAATGGGCTGAGTTCAAACGGTTTCGGTCACCAACCTTGTGCGCAGGAAGGCTTGAACACCTTCAACGCTGCCCTCAGAACCATAACCGCTGTAGTCAACACCTCCAAATGGCGTTTCAGGACTGGCAATGTTAAAGGAGTTCAGACCAAGCATGCCCGCATTTATTTGATCAGCGATTGCCGCACTGGTTTTCTGATTGGTCGTGAAGGCATAGGCCGCAAGACCGAAAGGCAATCTATTCGCTTCTGCCAAAGCTTCCTCCAGATCGTGGAACGCAATCATTGGAGCAATGGGCCCAAAGGGTTCTTCTTGCATGATGCGCGCGCCGTGCGAGACGCGACCCAATACCGTTGGTGCGAAGAAGTTTCCGATGTTTCCGATCTGCTCGCCACCTGTCAGTAGCTCCGCTCCATTTGATTTAGCATCGTCGACGATTTCTTTTATGGCGGAAAGGCGGCGATCAGAGGCAAGTGGGCCCATGTTCACTCCGGCGATCAGGCCATTTCCAACAGTCAATTCCTTAGCATTTGCAACGAATTTCTCAACGAATTCGTCATAGACACGTTCCTGGATGATGAAGCGGGTTGGCGAAACACAGACCTGGCCTGCGTTTCTAAATTTACTGGCAACTGAGGCCGCGGCGGCTGCGTTAATATCACTGTCTTCAAACACCAAAACCGGCCCGTGGCCGCCAAGTTCCATGGTGCAGCGCTTTAGCGTGTCAGCCGCCAGTTTCAACAAGTGCTGGCCTACTGGGACGCTGCCGGTGAAGGAGACTTTCCGGGCCACTGGTGACGCCATCAAGTGGCTCGAAACCTCGGAGGGGACACCAAAAACGATATTGAGGACGCCCGGTGGCAGTCCAGCATCGAGAAAGGCTTGGGCAATCGCCGTGGCGGTGGCCGGTGTTTCCTCGCTGGGCTTGATGATGATTGAACAGCCAGCAGCAAGCGCTGCACCTACCTTTCGCATGAAGTTTAGAGCTGGAAAATTCCAAGCAATGAAGGCAAGTGCCGGTCCGACTGGCTCTTGAATGACTGTCTGACGCATATTGGGCAGACGAGAAGGGATTTGGCGCCCGTAGGTGCGTTTGCCTTCTTCTCCGAACCATTTGAGAACGCCGATTGACGCCCCTAATTCCTGATTGGCCTCGGCAATCGGCTTGCCCTGTTCCAGCGTTAGGATCATCGCAATTTGATCAGCTCGCCCGTTCAAAAGCGCGACTGCGCGATCAATCACCTGCTGTCGTTCCGCTGCAGGCGTTGCTCGCCATACCGCGAAGCCTTGTTGACTGCTTTCCAATGCATCGTCGAGATTTTGTTGCGATGCATGCTGAACGGTGCCCAGGATTTCGCCATCGGCTGGATTGAACACCGATTCAGACACATTGTCGGAGCCTTTGACCCATTCTCCGTGAATGAGCAGGTCGATAGATTGAGGATAGATGTCACGCGACATAGATTTAGATCCCAGAGTTAGTCAAAAAAAGAGGCCATCAGGTCCGGGTCCACTCCCAACCCGGGTTGGTCGGTGAGAGTGATAACTCCCTCCTGTGGACGTATCGGAAAGATGTCTTCGCGCAGCGGATTTGGGTTGCCATCCACTTCGAGAATACCGGGTTGGTTACTGGCGGCGAGCAGGTGTGCGGAAGCCGCGAGGGCGATGCCTGCACCAAGTGAATGCGGGCACATGGTGCTTCCTTGATTGGCTGCATGTCGAGCGACTTCCAAACATCCCGTCATGCCGCCCCATTTGCAGATATCGGGTTGAACAAAGTCTAGAAACCCGATTTCCGTTGCGGTCTTGTACTGTTCCATCGTGTCGTAGTTTTCACCACCTGCAATCTTCAGATTGTGGCGGGATTTGAGCTCTAACCAGCTTTCAATTGGGCTGTCCGCAGGTAAGGGTTCTTCGACCCATTTCGGAGAAAATTCTTCAATCTGCGTAAGGGCTTCGCGCGCCAACTGGAGGGACCAAGCCTGATTGGCGTCAACCATGAACTCATCCTGAGGACGCAACTGCTCCACGAGGTATTTTACGTTTTCCGTGTCACGTTCAGCGCTAAAACCAACCTTTAGTTTGAATTTTGTGTATCCTTCGGACTGAAGCCGCTGGACGGTGTGCACAACGCCTTCAGGGTTAATGCCGCTCCCGTAGACCTGCATTTTCGGAGAATTGCCGCCCAACACTTGATAGAGGGGTTTGCCTGCCCGCCGGGCTATCATATCCCAAATCGCTATATCCGCTGCCGCAATGGCCTGACAAATCGGCCCAACTTCACCGGTTTGCAATTTTAAGACGCGCAGCGATTTTTCCATATGCGCCAACGCGCTCTGTGGGGAAGTAAACTCTAGGTCTCTGATCCGAGGGGCAATCTCTGTCTCAAATAGTGCGGCACGATGCTCCGCGCCGCAGGACGGAAAATTGCACCAGATTTCGCCGTAGCCCTGAGTGCCAGATTGATCTGTGACCCTCACAAACACCGCTGGTCGCGATGTCATAACTCCGAAAGATGTCCTGACCGGCGTTTCCAGCTGGTGCCGTTTGACAGCAACCTCAAGCCGGGTGAGCTTAAACCCGAAATCGATTCTCATACGTTTGCTCCGCGCGCCATGATGCTCCGCATCAAGTCCGCAAAAGCGCTCGCGTCCTGACGGATGTCTTCTATTGCTTTGCCAGGTTGATAGAGATTCAGCCCCAATCCAAACCCAGTTGCCCCCGACGCCCAATAGTCAGGCATGTTGTGAGGGCCGACACTTCCGACCGGGACCAAAGTGACATCTGTTGGCAATACAGCCCGCATCGCCTGCACAACTTTGGGTGCAATGGCTTCGGCCGGGAAGAGCTTCAGGGCGTCAGCGCCGTGTTTCAGCGCAGCAAAACCTTCAGTTGGCGTTTGAATCCCTGGGCAATAATAAAGCCCACGATCTTTTGCTTCGCGTGCAACGTCTGCATCGAAATTTGGGGAAATAATGATGTTGCCACCTGCGCTGGCAACGTTTGCCACGTCTTCCTTGGTTAAGACAGTCCCGGCTCCAATCATCATTTTTTTTCCGAACTCGCTTGAGAGGTTTGCGATGCTATCCAATGCGCCGGGTCGGTTTAGGGGCACTTCAGCAACGCGAAACCCAGCGTCAAACAGGGTTTGAACGACTGGGACTGCGTCAGTCGCGGGCAATCCACGCAAGATTGCGATCAAAGGCATTTCGGCCAGGCAATTGTCTAGAGTCGGACGAGGCATTTATGTCTCCTTTTGCATCCAGCTCACAAAGGAGCGAATGCCGTCATTCAATGTAAAATTGGGTTCAAACCCGGTGTCGGATTTCAGTCGTTCGCCGACGAAAGGTGGTCGCGCGACGAGGGATTTTCCCCATGGTGCTGTTCCGCGTCCAAGGCGGATGCACGTTTGGGGAAGGATGCCTTCGATGATCCGAGCAATCGTATCTGCCGTTTCGCTTTGCCCCGACGTGAGATGGTATGTCGTGTGCCTAAGGGCGGGTGCGTTGAATGCTGCCAAAAGACCTTCGGCCGCATCATCAACATAGGTGTAGGTATTCGCCCAATCGCCGCCGCTGTTCAGATCAACACTTTCACTGTTCAGCGCTAGTCGAAGCAGGTCGGGTATCGGGTTCGCGCGCGGCGATTCTGGCACGCGTGGTGGCCCGTATACGCCTGTCAATCTGACACTGGCCGTCTCCAGCACAAAGCTGTCGTTGTACATGCTGACTAAAAGTTCGCCGCATCGTTTCGTCAGTGCATAGGTCTGCAGCGGCGAAGGCGGCGTGTCTTCTCGCAGTTCGCTCACATCCTTGCCAACGTCCTGAAACACCGATGCAGTTGAGGCAAAGATAAACCGCTTCCATTGCATCTCTCGACCCATTTCCAATAACCGCTGGGTGCCAGCGATGTTTACCTGACTAGCCAAGGTCGGGCTGCGCTGTGCGGCGGTTTCTGTGGAGATCGCGGCAAGGTGGATACAACCTGTGATACCCTCTACGTTTCTAAGATGTGCAATGTCATCTTCGCTTGCTAAATCAAGTTTCAGGTAGCGGACATGTTTCAAATCCACCGCGAGTTCGCGGTCGTTATCGGTGGCAACGGTCTCAATGCCTTTGGAATTGGCAATTTCAACCAATCGCCGACCGACAAGCCCATTTGCTCCTGTAACGAGTAGGGGCATCAGGCTGTCTCTTCTTTTAAGACTCTGCTGCGAACCCAAGGCCAAAGAAGGAACGCGAGGGTCAGAAGGAAGAAGCCTACCGCTATTGGGTGCTGGAAAAAAGCCCAGAAGTTTTCTCGAGACAGGACTAGACCCTGACGCAGCCCGACTTCAATGATCGGACTTAAGACATAGCCAATTACGACCGGTGCCAAGGGGAACCCATATACACGGAGCGAGAATCCAAGGAGAGCTGCGCACATGCAGATCACCAAGTCGAACCAACTGTTGTTCACGCTATAAGTACCAACCATGACCAGAACCACAATCAGGCCCATGAACAAAGGTTCAGGCACGCGCAGAATCCGCGTGAAAGCAGGGGCAAGAATGCGTGCCAGGATCAACATCGAGATATTGGCAAGCAGCAGGCAAAGCAAAATCGTGTAAACGACGTCGGTGTTTTCTGTGAACAGACGCGGCCCGGGGATGACGCCCTGAATAACCAAAGCGCCCAGCATGACGGCTGTTGACGCATCTCCCGGAACACCCAGTGCCAGCGTTGGCACCAATGCACCGCCTGTGGTTGCGTTATTGGCAGACTCAGCCGCGATGATGCCATCTGGCTCGCCGGTTCCGAACTTCTCACGGTTTGGGGATGTTCGCTTGGCCTCAACATAGCTGACCAAAGCGGCCGCCGTGGCGCCAACGCCAGGCAATGTTCCAATCCATGTGCCGATCAAGGATGATTTGATCAACAGCCAGATGCGACCTCGCCATTCTGAGAAAGGTGCCAGCGTAAACCCTGCCTTTGTCGAAACCTCTTCTGCCGGGGTGCGAATGGAAACACGCCACAGCACTTCAGAGAGGGCAAAGATGCCGACCAGCAAAGGCACAATTCCAATTCCAGATGAGAGTTCGAATATTCCAAAATCAAACCGAACATCTCCTGCCGCGGGATCCTGGCCAATCGTCGCGATGAACAATCCCAGAAGGCCCGAAAGGATGCCCTTGATCATGTTTCCTTTGGATACGGAAATGATGCAGGTGAGGGAGAAGATTCCAAGGGCGAAATATTCTACTGGACCAAAGACCAAGGCGAATTTGGCGAGTGGCGCAGCTGCAAAGAACAGCACTACAACTGAAATCATTCCGCCCACAAAGGACGCAATCGTAGCCCATCCCAACGCGCGATCCGCGCCGCCTTTTTGTGCCATTGGATAGCCATCAAGCAAGGTCGCGGCGGATTGAGGCGTGCCAGGTGTGTTCACGAGAATTGCAGAAATCGATCCACCAAAAATCGATGCGCCGTATACCGAAACGAGCAGCCCCAGACTGGTTGCCTGATCAAGGACAAACGTGAACGGTAGCAGGATCGAAAGTGCCAGAATGGTGCCAAGACCCGGCAGGGCTCCAATGACGATTCCAAGCGCGGTTCCTCCAAACACAGCCAGGATTGTGGTTGGGGCGGAAACGGCTTGGAGGGCAGCCAGGAAGTGTTCCATAAAAGTGAATCCTAGTCGTTAGATTTCAGAACGAAATCGGCATTTCAGGCAGGAAAATGTGGAGGAGGTTGGTGAATATCCACCAGATCGCAGAGGTCCCAACGATGGCAATCAAAGCCACGGTCAGCCGCGAGCGATAGCCGAGTGCAAATGGGAAACTGCCCAAAAACACCAGAGTGGCTGGGATGAATCCAATCACAAACATGGCTGTGACATACGCTGCGACCATTGCCCCACAGAGCAGGCTGCGACTGATCCGAATTTCAGCCAGGGAATGGCGCATTCGACCAAGAGCACTGCCTGCGAGCAGTGTTGCAGAGAAGAGAGTCATCATCCCAAACAGAATTTGGGGAAACAGCATCGGATTTTGAGATGGGGCCTGCGCCGATTGGCCTGCCATTGAATACACCATCAAAAAGACGGATGCGGCTAAGAAGCCGCACCCCCCTAGGTTTTCCTTGAGAAAGTTCATCATAGTTTTTCTCGTTTCGCGAAGTTTACTTCGCGCTCAGACCCATGCTTTCAAACAATTCGCCATTGGATGAGGACATTTCGCGGATGAAGGCTTCGTATTCATCACCGTCTTTGAAGACTGCCGGGATGCCGAGTTTCTCCATGGAATTTGAATATTCTGTAGATTCCACAACGGCACCACAGGAGGACCCCAACGCCGCGCGAATTTCGGGATCAAGACCAGCAGGTGCAACGATCCCGCCCCCAACACCGACTTGAACGTCGTAGCCAAGTTCCTTGGCGGTTGGCAGGTCAGGCAGAATTGGCAGACGCTCATCTGTTAGTGAGGCCAGCTTTTTCGCATCTTTCAGGCCAGCAACCGAAGGGCTAGCGAACATCATGGTCAAATGGCCACCAAGCAACATTGGGGTCGCTTTAGCGTCGCCCGCGCCACCAACGTGAGTCAGCACATTACCGCCCAAGAGGGAGTCAAAATACGCGCCAGCCAAGTGTGGGAAAGAACCAACCGCAGGGGATGCCCAAGATAGGGATTCAGGGTCTGCCTTTGCAGCATCCATCAGCTCGCCAAGGGAGTCATACTCGGAATCAGGTTTTACGTAGACCAGATAGGGTGCGTAAAAAGTGTGGCACACGAAATCAAAGGACTCGATGTTGTACGGCACTTTGCGCAAGTGAATTTGGTTGGCAATTGGCGCATAGGGAGAGAAAAGGATCGTGTGACCATCCGCCTTCGCTTTAGCAGCCTCGGCTGCACCAATGGTGCCACCACCGCCACCTTTGTTAACAACCACGATGTCGACGCCGAGTTTCTTTGATAGCTGATCTGCTGTTACGCGGGCCGCTGTGTCGGTAAGCCCGCCAGCTCCAAACGGAACGATCATGCGGATCGGCTTATCAGGAAACGCTTGCGCGGCTCCGACCGTCATCATGCATACCGCGCCGGCGACAACGCCGCGCGCAATTGATTTCAGACTGTTTGATTTGTTGGTCATTCCCAATCTCCGTCATTTCAGTTCGATCTCAGTCTGTGAAATCTTCCTTGACGGCACCTCCCGCTCGCTAAGAAAGCGATCTCACTAATACGAACATATATTCGTAATAGCGGAAACAAGTCAAATTTTTTGGTTAGACCAGATAAACATTAGCGCGAAATTGGATTAAACTCCAACAAAAACAGGATGATCGTGTTGGTCAGGCGGATTCATTGTCCGGTGTCCATCCGAGTGCTGCGGATACATTTGCTGCGGAGATGACCACTTCTTTGCCCCATTGGCGAATCTTGTCATCGTCTGCCCGGAAGCGTGGGGCGGAGATACCTAGAGCGCCGCGCAACGTGCCGCGAAAATCGCGAATTGCAGCAGCGACGCAGCGTACGTCAGGATTATTTTCGCCGTTGTCTATGGCGTATCCGCGGTCTCGTATGATTTCGATTTCCTGCCGAAACTCTGCCGCGCTTCCGATCGTTGTGTCGGTGCGTTTCTCATATTCCATGGAGTTTATGAGCCCTTCAGCTTCGGCGTCATTCATCGAGGCAACAATGGCTTTTCCCATGCTGGAACAATACATTGGGGAGCGGTCGCCAATAGAAGATCGCATGCTGATTGCCTTCGCGCTTTCTACGCGATCTGCGTAAATTATATGGCCGCCTTCTCTGGTGGCTGTATGCACATTTTCGCCAGAGAGATCTGAAAGGCGTTTCAGCTCAGAGGCGCCTGCATTGCGAATATCCAGATTGTACCAGGTCTGAAAAGACAGGCTCGCGAGCCGCATTCCGGAGCGATAGGTGTGTGTGTCAGGGTCAAATTGGACCATGTCTTCGTTTGTTAGGATCGTAAGGAGCCGGTGGCCAGTGCTCTTTGGAATGTCTGATTGCAGCATGATTTCGCTGAATGTCATCGGTTTTCCGGATCTCGCTAAAAGCTCCAGAATCGCCAGGCTGCGCGTGAGTGTTGTGCTGTTAAAGGTGCGTTTCGTCATTCTTATTGCTCTTTCATACCCCGAGAGGCGGCGGCTTGACTCAGGCTGCCGCGGTGCTATGTTCCGTCAAAACGAATTATAGTTCGTAATAGCGAAACTGGTAAATGTGCCACTTTTGCTCCAAGTCGATACCATAGCGGACCCAAGTGATGCAAATGCCCCCTGATTTAACAGTAGAACCAAACCAAAGACTAACGTGCGATGTTGTGGTTGTGGGTGGTGGTGGCGCAGGATTGCGCGCTGCACTAGCTGCATCACACGCAGGTGCGGATGTCATCGTCGTCAACAAGGGCAAAGTAACTTCGAGTGGTGCCACGGCTGTTGGCATCGCATCACATGCTGGATTTGCCGTCCCTGATGGGGCGGCTGACCCGACTGACAACCCTGATACATTCTTTGACGAAGTCATGGATGCGGGTGCCGGCTGCGCCGACCCAAACCTTGTTCGGACGCTCGCAGAGGATGCGGTATCAGCGGCTGAGAAACTTGAGGCCTTGGGTGTGGAATTTATGTCTGACCCGGAAACCGGAAAAACGCTGGTGAACCAGGGCGACTATGCTAATCGCGCGCGCAATCGAAAAATTTTTGGACATGGTAAATCGATAACGGTTGGCCTGAAACGCGAGCTTGATGTCACCGATACTCGCTTTCTTGAACATATGACGGTTGCCGATCTGACTTACGATGACAACGGAAGGATTTGTGGTGTTCTGTGTCTCTCCCATAATAACGAACTGATTGATATCACCGCCGGCGCCGTGGTGCTCGCAACCGGTGGCGCTGGTCAGCTTTTCGGCAAGAGTCTGATGCCGACCGACATTATGGGTGACGGTTACGGTTTGGGCCTGAAAGCAGGCGCTCGGCTCGCGAATATGGAATTCGTTCAGTGTGGGTTTGGACTGGTTGGTAGTATTCGTGGAATGGTTATGCCCTGGACCTGGTGGCTGGACCTGAAACTCACAGACCGCGAAGGCCGTTCCATTCTCGATGGCTATGTCCCGGCCGGGAAAACTGAAGCAGACCTATTCCGGGACAAGGCGCGCCATTACCCGTTCTCGACGATTGATTCATCCATGTGGATCGAAATTGCTGCCAAGAAAGCCTTGGATGAAGGCCGCCTGACAGAAGATGGCTTGATGGACATGGACATGACCCATGTTAAACATTCCGACTTCGAGCCCGGTACCATCGTTTCCCAGATGTGGCCTTCCACCAAGGATTGGTTCGCAGAGCGCAGAGTCGATGTCACACAGGAGCGCGTGCAAGTGGGCCTCTTTGGGCACGCAATTAATGGCGGCATCGTCATTTCCCCTGATGGCGAGACAGAGATTGATGGTTTGTTTGCTGTTGGCGAAGCGGCCGCGGGTCCGTATGGCGCCGATCGGCTAGGCGGGCACATGCTGCTGACCACGCAGGTCTTTGGGGAACGTGCAGGGCGGCGTGCAGCGGAAATCGCTCGGGTTCGTTCGCGTAAGCCAGGACGACCAAGGGCTGGTCCCAAGTTCAATGAAGCGGGTGCTTCTGTCGATGAAGTTCACGCTCGTATCAAAGCCACAATGGACCGTGATGTTCTCATCGTTCGCAGCGAGGCAACTTTGGAACGTGCGAGCCGTGAAATGCAAAACATTCGAGACGAGGTTTCAGAGCGCGGACTGGCAGCCAATACCATCAAGCATCAACACAAAGCGTTCTCCATCGAGAATTTGATCCTTTCAGGACAGGCATTGGTGGCTGCCGCTGCTCAGCGACGTGAAACGCGCGGGACGCATTATCGAGAAGATTTCCCGCACCAAGATCCAAACTCGGCACGTCCGATATTTGTCACCAATGCAGAAACCGGACCCTTCGCTGCGTTCGGCTCCTATAAAGATAAGAATTGAGAGACCAATGGCCCGTAAATGTATAACCGCCGCGCAAGCCGCTGAACTGGTTGGTCAAAACGACACTGTTGTTATTCATGGTTCCGGTGGTGTTTTAGTGCCTGACACAATTTTAAAAGCTGTCGAAGCGCGTTATCTGGAAACACAGGCGCCCGGAAATTTGAAGCTTGTCGTGCCCATCATCCCAGGAACCCGTGCTGAGATGAATGGGATGAACCGATTTGCGCACAAGGGTATGTTGCGTGAAATTATGGGCACCTGTTTTGACCCCATTCGTCATCCTGAATTGATCCGCATGATCAATGACGGTGAAATCGAGGGTTATGAGGCGTCGATCGGCACAATTGTTCACCTTTGTCGTGCAATTGGGTCCAATCAACCAGGTCATTTCACTCGTGCCGGGCTGGGGTCTTATCTTGATCCACGAGATCAGGGTGGTCGGATGAACGACCGCTCAGACAATCTTCCTGTTCGCGTCGAAGAGGTCGCTGGTCAAGAATATTTGTTTTACCCGTCTTTCCCAATCGATGTCGCCATTATTCGGGGCAGCACGGCCGATGAAGCGGGTAATATCAGTTTTGAAGATGATCCGAACACGCTCGGAGCTGTGGAGTATGCACTGGCAGCGCGGGCGAGCGGAGGCAAAGTCATCGTTCAAGTGAAACGTCTGGCGCGATCTGGTAGTCTGGACCCGCACAAGGTGCGCGTCCCTGCGGCCTTAGTTGACCACATTGTGGTTGAACCTTTCCAACAGCAGATTTCCGGGTTCAAACAGGACCCGCTGGCCGGCGTCGACCCGTTCTTGAATGGTCAACTCCGCATGCCTTTGGACGGTTTGCCGCCAATTCCGCAAACGCCGATGCGTATGGTTCTGCGCCGCGCGGCCTTGGAAATGAAGCGGGGACAGTCAATCAATCTGGGGCAGGGCATGCCAACCAACTTGCCACGCGTTGCATTGGAAGAAGGGGTACTGGATGACCTGTCATTTAACAATGAACATGGTGCTTTCGGCGGTCTGACAGCCGAAGGATATGTTGGAAACTTCCTGCCTGCAGTCAACGTTGAGGCGATCATGGATTCCTCGTTCACGTTCAACTACTACGACGGTGGCTGTTTGGATATGACCTACCTCGGCTTTGGTGAGGTTGACCAATATGGCAACATCAACGTCAACCGCTTTGGCAAACTGTGGAATGGGTCTGGCGGGTTTACCAACATTGTCGAAAAGACCCCGCAGGTGGTGTTTTGTGGCACACTGACGGCGGGCGGGCTGCAGACCGAATTTGTGGACGGCGAGCTGAAGATCGTTGTCGAAGGCCGTAACAAACGGTTTGTGCCCAAGGTCAGCCATATCTGTTTCAACGGTTCGCGTGCGCACGCAAAAGGCCAAAAAGCGCTTTATATTACGGAGCGCGCCGTATTCGAGCTGGGGCCTAACGGGATCGAGCTGATTGAAGTCGCCCCAGGCATCGATATCGAAATGCAGATCAAGCCATTCGTGGATTTTGATCTTCAGGTTTCTGAACATCTGAAACTGATGCCAATGGATGTCTTTAAGGATGTGCCGCTTAACCTTTCGCACCGGTTCGAGAAAACGGAGGCTGCTTAAATGGAGGCCCCGGTTTTTAAAACGCTTCTGGTTGAGGTGCGCGAGGAAGTCGCCCTTGTTACCCTAAACCGCCCTTGGGTCCTGAACGCGATTTCTACCCAGTGTAACCGAGAGATTATTTCGGCTATCGAATGGGCCGAGGACAATGACGAAGTTAAAGCGGTTATTTTTAACGGCGCGGGACGGGCTTTTTGCGCGGGCGCCGACGTTAAAGAAATCAGGGAATTCAAAAAGGAGTCCATTCGTCGATATATCGAGCTGGATTTTCGAACAAAGAACGCCGTCGCTGAATGTCGTAAGCCAACGATTGCTGCCATTCACAGCCATTGCGCTGGTGGCGGGTTCGAACTCGCGCTTGCTTGTGACATTCGGTTTGCAAGCGAGGATGCCTTGATGTCCTTGCCCGAAGTACGTCTGGGCGCGATGCCGGGTTCCGGTGGATTGCAGCGGTTGGCGCCAATTGTCGGTCTGGGCGTTGCAAAGGAAATGGCTTTTACCGGAAAGCCTGTCACTGCCGAACGTGCTGAGCGGATTGGTTTGGTCAATCGAGTAACGACGGCTGAGGTGTTGGAGGCTGAGGCTTTTGAATTTGCAAAAGAGCTGACCCAGATCAACCCGATCGCCATTCGCTGCGCAAAAGTGGCTTTGGAACCTGACCCACTGCCAACACGGGGTCAGGTTGGTGTATTCCATCAGCTATTTTCAACAGTTATCCGTGACGACCCTTGGTATTCAAATCAGACAAAGAAATTTGGAGCCTAAAATAGATGTTGAAATTGGTCGTAATGGCGACGGTAGGGGCTGATCTTTCGGCAAGACAACTGAAAAAGGTCGGCACCGGCTGAATAACGGCTCATACTAGGTCTCGTACACTGAACCAGCGATCCCAGGCGGTACGCTCCGGTACTTTGTCTCGGCGAATGATTTTGGTTCAGCCTAGGTCAGAATTGCTTGACGTTTGGGTCAGAGTTGAATGACGCGATTTGCGAATTTCCTGAGGTTTTAAAACTCGATTGAGTCAAAGGTTTGTGACGTTCAGCAAAAACAAATGTCAGATGTCATATGAAACTACCTTTTGCATCAGGTAGTGCCTTTTGTTTTTTTCAAAAATTCTGCGTCTAAACAAATTTCCGTTCGTGACAATTATTATTGATGAGATCCGCGAGAAAC carries:
- a CDS encoding IclR family transcriptional regulator, which translates into the protein MTKRTFNSTTLTRSLAILELLARSGKPMTFSEIMLQSDIPKSTGHRLLTILTNEDMVQFDPDTHTYRSGMRLASLSFQTWYNLDIRNAGASELKRLSDLSGENVHTATREGGHIIYADRVESAKAISMRSSIGDRSPMYCSSMGKAIVASMNDAEAEGLINSMEYEKRTDTTIGSAAEFRQEIEIIRDRGYAIDNGENNPDVRCVAAAIRDFRGTLRGALGISAPRFRADDDKIRQWGKEVVISAANVSAALGWTPDNESA
- a CDS encoding FAD-binding protein, whose product is MQMPPDLTVEPNQRLTCDVVVVGGGGAGLRAALAASHAGADVIVVNKGKVTSSGATAVGIASHAGFAVPDGAADPTDNPDTFFDEVMDAGAGCADPNLVRTLAEDAVSAAEKLEALGVEFMSDPETGKTLVNQGDYANRARNRKIFGHGKSITVGLKRELDVTDTRFLEHMTVADLTYDDNGRICGVLCLSHNNELIDITAGAVVLATGGAGQLFGKSLMPTDIMGDGYGLGLKAGARLANMEFVQCGFGLVGSIRGMVMPWTWWLDLKLTDREGRSILDGYVPAGKTEADLFRDKARHYPFSTIDSSMWIEIAAKKALDEGRLTEDGLMDMDMTHVKHSDFEPGTIVSQMWPSTKDWFAERRVDVTQERVQVGLFGHAINGGIVISPDGETEIDGLFAVGEAAAGPYGADRLGGHMLLTTQVFGERAGRRAAEIARVRSRKPGRPRAGPKFNEAGASVDEVHARIKATMDRDVLIVRSEATLERASREMQNIRDEVSERGLAANTIKHQHKAFSIENLILSGQALVAAAAQRRETRGTHYREDFPHQDPNSARPIFVTNAETGPFAAFGSYKDKN
- a CDS encoding CoA-transferase, yielding MARKCITAAQAAELVGQNDTVVIHGSGGVLVPDTILKAVEARYLETQAPGNLKLVVPIIPGTRAEMNGMNRFAHKGMLREIMGTCFDPIRHPELIRMINDGEIEGYEASIGTIVHLCRAIGSNQPGHFTRAGLGSYLDPRDQGGRMNDRSDNLPVRVEEVAGQEYLFYPSFPIDVAIIRGSTADEAGNISFEDDPNTLGAVEYALAARASGGKVIVQVKRLARSGSLDPHKVRVPAALVDHIVVEPFQQQISGFKQDPLAGVDPFLNGQLRMPLDGLPPIPQTPMRMVLRRAALEMKRGQSINLGQGMPTNLPRVALEEGVLDDLSFNNEHGAFGGLTAEGYVGNFLPAVNVEAIMDSSFTFNYYDGGCLDMTYLGFGEVDQYGNINVNRFGKLWNGSGGFTNIVEKTPQVVFCGTLTAGGLQTEFVDGELKIVVEGRNKRFVPKVSHICFNGSRAHAKGQKALYITERAVFELGPNGIELIEVAPGIDIEMQIKPFVDFDLQVSEHLKLMPMDVFKDVPLNLSHRFEKTEAA
- a CDS encoding enoyl-CoA hydratase/isomerase family protein, with translation MEAPVFKTLLVEVREEVALVTLNRPWVLNAISTQCNREIISAIEWAEDNDEVKAVIFNGAGRAFCAGADVKEIREFKKESIRRYIELDFRTKNAVAECRKPTIAAIHSHCAGGGFELALACDIRFASEDALMSLPEVRLGAMPGSGGLQRLAPIVGLGVAKEMAFTGKPVTAERAERIGLVNRVTTAEVLEAEAFEFAKELTQINPIAIRCAKVALEPDPLPTRGQVGVFHQLFSTVIRDDPWYSNQTKKFGA